GGGTCCCTAGCACGCTACATCAGGCCTGGCACAGCGGTTAAGTGCTTCATAAATGACACTCACAGCCCAGCTTAGAGAGCAGCGCTACCCCTGGGGCACCTGCTAGTCCAGGAAGCTGGAGGTCTCTAACCACGGGCGAGCATCTGGTCTCTGCACTGTGCCAGGTGGCCTGAATAGCTCATTCCCATTTGTGGAGGGGGCAGGGATGTTTCACACAATCCATTTGGTGGCAGACTGAGTTCCCTAAGTTGGTCTTACTCAGGCTAAGAagatttattttctgtccctgCGCATATTCCAAACCTATGCACAGAATGGGGACAGTGGGGCAGAGAGGAGTTAAGAAGGTCCTTTCTTGGCTAAAACTCTATGCTTAATGCAGCAACAAAGTGTCCCCAGGAAATACCAGGAAAAGCACATGGAATAATAGGTATCAACCCCATTCCTGCTTCTGTTCCCTTGCCCTCTGAGAACCCCAGATCCTCAATCGGGCCCATGGCTTGTGCTGGGAATTCCCACAAGGTCATGGTTCAAGGTCTGAGAAGTGATTTAGGAGGTTTAAATGCTAGGTCTTACCACTGCCTGGTcttgtgactttggacaaatgatttggcctccctgagcctcagtttccttatctgtaagaaTACAGATGACCAGACCTGTCTGATAGGCTTGCTGTGGTGACTCACACGAATCACATGGCATACCAAGCGCTTGAGATGCTCCCAGGTGCCATTTAGAAGCTACTGGAATGGAAGGTCTTGCCTCAGCTGGCTCAACAACTAACGTTTCACGTGAAGATCTTATACTTGTATGATTCTCAGATGGAAGATTTAAGAGATGACCTGGCTTTGGTTCTGTCTCTTATTATGTGACCCAAAGCAAGTAGTTGgcttcctctgtgcctcagtctccccatatATAAGAAACAGTTGCTAGGactaaatcagtggtttttaaatgtttctttaaaagaaGTAGAACCCTTAGTTGCTAAGAGCAAAACCGTATGCTAATATGCCTATATATGCCAGCTAAAAGTGAAACTCTGTGGTTGAAGATGGGGAGGCCTTACTTCTAAAATATCTCTAAACAGTGTGAATCTTACAAGACTAAAAGATCTCTCAGGATCCAGCAGTACCCACACCATCCACATCACACAGAAAGTAgtgaagttgaaaaaaaaagaagaagaatggcCCAAGTACAGGCCGGGGTGAGGGCTGAGCTGGGCCCAGTCACCTGGGTTTATACTCCCAGGGAGCCTCATCTGCAACAGGCAGGGAAAATCCTTTACCTGAGGCAGGGCGTGGGGGGCTCTTTTCCTGTACCTCAAGGGCCCAGAGGGCTACCAGGAGACAGGAGTAACCCAGACAGCCTAGGGCACCCACTCCAGAGGCTGGTTTATTCAGACTGGCCCTCAGCCTGTAATAACGGGCCAGAAAGGGAGTTCCGTGGGATGACCCCCAAAGCTgcctgggaaggagagagggagcccaTCACCTCTCTAGATGAAGGCTCAATAGCCAGGTGTGAAAGAGCCCCTCCTGAAGCCTCACCCTGGGACAGAGCTTTCCCCACAGCACAGGAGAGTCAAGAACCCTGTGGCTCTCTCCTGAGGCCAAACACCGAACctctcctggcctcagtttcttaaCCTGTCACAGGAAGGTTCCCAGTAGGCCACCCACTATGAAGGATCAATGAAGAGTCAATCAGATCATACTAACAAATCAGGGAAGCCCTTTATAGTTTGCCGGGTTATTTCAGATTCAATTTTTTCATGGAGTCATTACCAACCCAGGGAGGTATCGCTGCACCCATTTCcacagaaggaaactgaggctcatctCATCAACTGAGGTTGGCAAGCTTCTCAGCCAAGGTCACAAGGCTGTCAAGTGATGGAGCAGCTGGGAGGGGGTTAGCCAGTCCAATTCAAAGGTGCCTCTGGGCTTTTAAGGGATGTTTTTCAAGGAAAGTTAACTTTTAATAATTAACTCCCCAGGTGCCAAACCCAGGctgtgaaagtgctttgaaaatagaGAAGGTCTTAAGGCCACTGAAGGACTCAGTCTATTCTTTAGAAGCCCTTGAGAGGCAATTCTTCCCCCTCCACCAGGCTGCACACCCAGAGCCACCCCTCAGGGAAGGGCAGTCCTTCAAGGCCCCGGGACACCCTGTGGCTTTAAAGAAAGGGTACCAAGGAGCTAAAGGCACGTGTGCCTCAGCACTGTCGCCCTCTGAGCCCTCTCCCCTTTGAGGTCCCTGGTGAGGAGCACCGGACCTTACCTGCCAGGACCTCTGTCCTCTCAAAGATGCTGCTGCCCTGGGCAGTGCTGGACATGGACACCTTGTTGGGCACATTGTCGCCCCCTTCAAACGGTGAGCTCCTCTTGGGAATGACCTcattctcttccaggtcctgggGTTTGGTGGGGACCTGGCTGCCAGGCCCTTCCCTCTCAGGGATGTGGTTATCTAGAGGCACCTGGAAgggggaaggagaagagacaaCACTCAGGATGGTTTGGGAAGAGACCCAGGGCAGAGGACAGGGACAGTCAGCCAGATGGGGAGACTGGTTCTGGCATCCCACTGGCTGAACCATGTGGTCCTCGGGCAGAAATCAGCAACAGCCCCTCAACAATTATGCTGTCAAATCCTTACCCTCAATTTTTCTAGTAGATCTGCCCCAAATGGGGAACGAATAGTGTAACCACGGGCACAGGGAAGCCGATGTTGGTCAGTGGATTATTCCAAAGAACCACTCCGAAGGGCAGTTTGGCAACTGCAGAAACAACCTGCCCTTTGAGGCAACAATTTTGCCTATGGGATTCCATCCTAAGGAGCTCATCATAGATTTGTGTAAAAGATGCTTGCTGTAGTGTTGTAATTCTAGAGTATCAAAAAGTTATAAAGAACTTCTGCATCAGTAAGGGAACCAAGTGAGCTACGATTAGTTGTAAAAATGAATAGGAGGAACATTTAATTACCTGGAGAAATACTCATGACCACTATAAGTGAAAACTGCAGTACATAGAACTATATACACATAATTTGATATGGGTGTTGGGAAATACCTAGAGATGCACAGAGAAGGTGCTGGCAACACACTAGGTGGTGCCAGTGATTATCACTACAGGGAAGAGGGCCTACCACTGCCCAGTTAGGAGCCCCAGGCCGCAAATAAATACCTCTTGCAGGGTGAGGTCAGACCCCCCCTCAGACTGCCCCTCTCAGCAAGTGTTACAGAGCAGCAAGTGGGGAGAGGAAAAGGCGTGTAGCTACTTACCAAGGGCTGGATTACTTTAGGGGAGATCTCGGGGTCCTCTGAATCATCTGTAAAGTCAGAAAGGCTGTGTGAGCATGAGGTCAGTTACCCCTAGATAGATGACCCCTTCTTCAGCCACGGCTGGTGGGAGTCCTAACTTACAACTGGCCCCCTAGCGCTGAGTCCAGCGAGCGACCGCTCGCACCCAGCCTCAGTCACCTCGTCTGTACAATGGAGCTCCTAAGACCCGCCTCCCCGGCTCTTTCACAGGAGTGCTGAGCCAGGATCTGGGCAGATGCTCTGTCAGCACCAAACCCTTGCTCCATAAAGTGTGGAGCCAGGGACTGGGAGCTGGTTAGACATGCAGAATTTCGGGGCGCATTCAACCAGAATCATCATTTTAACGAGGCCTCCAGGAGATTCATTTGAGAAGACTGTAGATTATAATATTAAATACTAGAAATTgcaatgttaaaatatttacttagtaTGTGCCCAGAGCTTTAATTCAGTCCGATCCCACACCCTGATGTACTGTCATtcccattcccattttacagattaggaaaccaaGCCTCCGAGGTCACAGAGTGGCAGTCTGAACTCAGGGCAATAGCTCACTTTTCAGATCGTTACAccacctggcacacaggagggaCACTTCTCAGTATCTCTGTCTGGCCCAGCAGCCAGGGCCCCGGAAGTCACAGAAGACCGAGGGGTTCCCGCCCCTGGCCAGGCCAAGAGGCCTGGGTGCCTTCATctactcccctccccctctgaaGCAGGGGCTTGTTCTTGGTTCCCCACCCACATCTCTGCCCACACACACCCCCAGGCTCCTGAGCTGGTCCTTTCGCTTTCCttttcaaaggaagaaaaacacgATCTATTCTccacctcagccccacccccGCCATGCCCTTGGCCATAGGTGGACAGGTCCAGGCTGGTGCTCGGAACACCTAGAGCTACAAATGAACTCAAATCAACAAACTCTCCCAGGGAAGGTCTCTGGGTAACTGGTCGATCCAGTTACCTTTGTTTCCCCTTTATTGAGGGTGGGGGGAAATGCAGAAAAGTCCCCACAAAAATCCACATCTCAAAGTGTGGTCACTTCCCCTAGTTGGTGAGGCCACCTTCCCTCCAGCCGCACGCCCCAGGACTGCCACATCACACCCTTCATACCCAGATCTCCAGAGCCAGACAGCTCAAAGTCCTCAGGTTCCTGTCCAGGCCCCCCAACATCCTCATCATCTGGTAGGGCGCCAGAAAAGTATCGGCCTTCTAGGAGGTCTTGGGGGTCAATGACTTCGGTCTCTCGGATCTAGGGTGAAAAAAAGGAGATGCATCAGTCAATAGCCCCTATAACAGCCTAGAAAGGGTACTGGAAGGGGGTCAAGCCAGAGCCTGGCAACCTGGGTTCTGAACCCCTCCTGGCTCCTGACTTGCTGTCTGATCTTAGGCCTAAGTCTCTTTTCCATCCTGGGCTAATAAAACCATGAAGTATAATAATCAGAATATAAATATCAGTAGATACCTTCACTAagtacctgctatgtgccaggccctgttcttaACAACTTTAAAGGCATGTCTTCAGCCCCATTTTACAACCAAGGAAACCGGGTACTTCCTTCTGACACAGAGAGCAGCTGAGAGAGTGAGGATCAGCGTAGGACTGCCTGACTTCAGAGGCGGAGGCCCCATCCACACAGGCCGGCCCCCGGTGGGATCCTCCGGGCTTCTATGATGCAGTCACAGCTGATTCAGCCACGGCAGGGAGAGCGCTGCTGGCTCTGGCCTTGCCTAGTTGTGGACACCTTTCCCAGCTGAGTCAGACGGGCTGGGACAGGCAGGGCTGGCTCACCCACATCCCAGGACAGCCTCAGGTCAGGGCACTGCCCAGACCTGGTGACTCAAGAGTGCACAAAGCACGTTCTCTCATTCAGCCTTCCAAACATCTCCCGTGGAACCAGTCCGCCACCAGCGCTGTCACAGCACTGCCAGCGGGCACAGAGGCACAGTTCCTGCCCTCACAGACCCTCCACTCCTGCATCCACAAGTGTCACTCAGCCCCTATCCCGTGGGGACCTGGCTGGTGACAGCAGAATCTTAGTAGGTCCACCCCCACTGAGCAGCTTTCAAAAGGAAAGTGTCAAAGGTCCCGGGAGGCAGAGAACTTTCCCAAGGTCCTACCGAACAGCAGCTACTCTGCGCCCAGCCCCTGGAGCTGGACAGAGGAGGAATCTTCAGAATGCGTACCAGCCTTCCCCTGGCCTCTGTCCGCCCACAGGACAGCAGCCCTGGGCAAACTCATTCTTTCCCAAATTTATCCAAACATTAaagggcctactatgtgccagaagaGTTGGGGTTTCAATGAAATTTAATACACACCCCTCTCCAAGATAGTCTGTCCCATCTTCTTTCCCAGAGCCCCTGACTGCTGTGGGTGTGGGGGTGCTCTGCTCAGAACCACAGAATTCTAGCTGGAGAAGCCTGTCCTCTCATTTCACATAAATTGAGAGAATTTGAGCCCTAAACAGggcagtgacttgcccaagatcacgcAGTGAGTTAGCCACATAACTCAGCCTGGCAAGAGGTCTGGTGTCAGTTTCTGACTGCCCCAGGCTGTCCTTAACCCAACTGAGACTGTTGGTGACAGGATGGGAGGGAGCCTGAAGGAATATCTATTCCTAAGACAAGGTTACCCAAGGGAGAGGCCCAGCCTCCTGGACTCCCTCCACAGGTTTCTGGGGAAAGGCAGGCAGAACCAGACTGTCGTGCCCTCTTCCACCCCCTCCACCCACCGGATTCCTGGATTCCTGGAAGGGAGCGGAGTCAGGCCAGGAGGAGGGCAgtgggcaggcagccccttccccCCTGCCGGATGGGAGCACTGCGGCTGAGCCCCTGGCACCCAGGGAGGCGGGGAGCCAGAAGGGGTTAAGCCCTGGTTAGGGATGACTTCATGACTCTGGAATCAGGAGCTGTTGAGCTGCTGGCGCTGGAATTTCAGCCCCAGCCCCCGCACAGCCCCGTGCCTGTGGCTTTGGTTTGGCAGCTCAGGAGGAAGGTTCCTCCATCTTTGTGCAAGCTGCCTGTCCCCAGGGTGAGGTCCCTGTATCCCTACCCCCATCTCCTGCTGCAAATCCCCCTGGGGCCCCAAATCTGAAACAGTAGGATCCCCCTGACTTACCAAACTAAGCACTTAGCATGAAGCAGGTCCTCCAAATAGATCTTTTTTGCAAAAGTAGAAACAAGGGCTCAGAAAGGTAAAGTTCTCTGCCTAAGGTCACTGAGGCAGAAAGTGGCCACATTGACCAGAACCCAGGCTTGGGTTACCAGAGTCTTTATCCACATACATAAaaacacatgcatgaacacatgTGTACATAGAGTGACCACTTACCCAGGCTAGGAGGGGGCCCTGTTAAGTGAAGGTCAAACCCAGACCAGGAGGGCAAGAAGGTATGTGGCCACTTGTTGACCTGGCCTGGAGACCAGACGGCTGTGGGGAGTCAGAGTTCAAAGTCCTCCAAATGGGCTGTTTCAGACTGTGACCCTCCCCAGCTCCCTTTGTCCCCAGGGAGCCATGGGAGGTTGTTTACACATCCTGCCTTTTAGTATGTGAAAGTGCTAAGGGGTGTTTCAAAACATCCCACAGGATGAGCATGCTGATTGGCACGGATAACACTGGCATTAGTGAAATGGGAAGACTAAGAGAGGAGGCCGGTCTGGTGATCCTGGAGCCAAGTCAGCAAGTACCAAACCTGGGCTGAAACCCAGATTTATTCCCAGTTCAGCCCTCTTAGTGGTTGCCTGGTAATCCCCAACCCTTCATATTTTTATTCCAGGTTCCTGAAGAGGATAACCGAGGGTGTCAGTGGCACGGCCAGGATCAGAGCCCATCAGACACCCATTCCAGTGCTCTAAAAGGTCGGGGTCCCTAAGGACCACACTAGGTAAGCCTAGGTGCCCTCCCACAGCAAGACAAGGGGCTTGGAAGAAGCTCTGTGAGGTGTGCAGATGGGAGAACACAGGAAACTAAACCTTTCCTCAACCCCAAGGCATCCCCTCTGCTTGTCCCTGGCCCCTTCTGTGCCCATGACCCTGACAAGAGGGAAATTCCCAAGGGGGCAGCCAGCAAGACAGGACCAAGCTCGTGGGATTGTGGGCAATCACCCCCATTTGTGCAGGGGTAGGGAGGTGGAGGGGTGCACCTCCAGCCATCCTTGCCCAGCCCTCTTTTCAGACAAGGCCCATTCATTCTGGGGTGACTTTGAAGAACAAAGCAGGCCATCCAGGAGCCAGGCCCAGCCCTGACCAGAGAAtgacctgcccctgcccctggctAAGGACGTGGTCTGTGCTGGGCTCATCCCACCCTTACCCTGGGAAACATCTGTCCACCCGTGCTGCACACGCAGGCACCCCCTGGGCCCTCTGGTCTCCCTGTATTGTTGTCCTTCTCACAGACTCACAAGAGAAACCACCAGGTGAATAAGGCAGTGGGCCTGGGTCCCCCAGACCCTGCCTGCCCTGATGCCTGGGGGTTTAGAGATGCTAGACACTTGCCCCAACTAcccagagaaaagaagaaagggtgGGTGCCGTTTTGTTCTAAAGGGACTCACACCTGCCAACAGGAGGTTTCTGAGGACAGACAGCCCAACCATCTCACAACTCAGCAAACAGATTGAAAGACAAGAGACTTTGCCAAGGTCACTCAAGCAGCTGGAACACAGCTGGGCTGAGAACCTTGGTCTCCTGGCTCTTGGGCTGGGCTTGTCCACCCTCCCCACTTCCCAGGTCTCAGTGAATCTACAGGCCACAGCTATCATGCCAGATACATTCTCCACCCAGTCCTTAGACCAGAGAGAGGCATTACATTCAGGAAAGATCACCAACCCTGCCACAGTCCTGCAGCTTCAGTCACCAGGACAAGCACGGGCTGGGGTGACTAGCATGGTACCCACTACACGTCAGGCACCAAGCGAGGCTTCGATATATGAGCTCACTTTATTGGCACAACAGCCCTGGCAGAAAACTGAGGCTCCCTGAGTCATTcatcccaggtcacacagctagaaagcgacagagctgggattcaacctAGATCTTTCTCAAGACCATGCCTTAGCCACAACCTAACTTCTCAGTGCCATCAACACTTCACCTCTTCACCCCAACCCCACCGCCCACACTGCCAGGCCAGGTTCCCAGGAACTCCTGCCCCTCACCAGGTAGTAAACGAAGGTGAAAGTGATATTGCTTAAGCAAAAGAACAGCAACTTGGCTGGGGTACCAGGGAGAAGTTCAGGGTCAGGACTTGGCTAACTGTGAACGGGTGGGAGGAAAACAGGGAGGAGAACCTCCCCCCACCTGGCTCCTCCCCAGGGAAGACAGTGTCAGGGACACACTTTAACCCTTTTTTCAGGAGATGAAACCAGGACAATTGGGCAAGCCAAACTGGGGAGGAGTGGGGATGGCAAGTACCCTGGGCTCCAACTACTGAAGCCACCAGAGTGATCCCAGCAGGAGATCCCCAGGAAGGGCCACTgatacagtcactgtcctcccCCTGCCGCCTTTTGAAGGGTCAGAGATCCCCCAGAATGAGCAAAACCTGGGGGCCACAATTAGGAATCTGAAACGAAGGATTCACCCCCACAGTGGCTACTGGTAAAGGCAGACCGGCAAGCAGACTGCAGTTCTCCCACTTAACTCTACGGCCCTTGGGGGTTACTTCCCATCTCAAATCCTGTTTCCTCTTTTTGTCACCAGGACCATCGCATCTGCAGAATGAGGAGGATTAAGTGAAATGCACTGGTGTGAGTAAGGGacccagccctgggcctggctcacagcaggtgctcagtgagtAGCTGCTATTATTAATCTCTACCTACTTCACTCTGGCTAAGGGGATTAGTGCTCAGAGGGTCTGAGAGGCCTGGGAAAAGCTGCAGTAGTTCCATTGCTACAAAGAAGGTGGTCGGTGAATGGGGAGGTGTTTTTTGCAAACCATGAAGGGATGTAATCAATAATGGGTATTTATTTTGACTCTGAAACCAGAGACTTTTCAGCAACCAATCTGATCTCTTGAGACTGTTTGAGAGAAAAAGACCCAAAGATGAGCAGACACCTGCCCAAGGTGGTACAATGTGGAGCACCTGTCCTAAGCACACAGGCAGAGAGAAGACCAATTGTATTTTCCCAAAAGGAGCAAACGGCAGTGGCCAGGGACACCTGAAATTCTTCTTGGGGACCTGTATCCCCAGAGTATTTCCTGACCTCCCAGGGGgatgaaaaaaatacctagaagGCAGAGAGAAACCACATACCAATCCACCACCTGCTGCTCTGGTACCTGAAGGGTTAAGCCAGgtctggggatgggggtgggatgggggttggggtgggatgGAGGTTCAAATGTCTCGCTCTGCCCACTCCGAGGTTGGGTTACTCTGAACACAATCACTCAGGAGAGCAGCCAGGCTGGGCACTGCTAGCAGCCAGCTTTTCACCAACCCTCGGGCAGCCCATTCCCACAACAAGGATCCTGGGGTGCCAGCTgagaaaggggtgggggtggggtgcttcTGTGTAGCCTGGTCATCCCCCTGCCAGGGGTTGATGTAGTACCCTGTCACTAACTCCCCAGGAGACCTTGAGAGATCCCCTCtttgggccttggtttccccacctgtaaaaggCAGCTCTCATAGACAAGCCTCCCTCTGTCCCAGGCCGGGAACCAAGCTGGGCGCTGCTCCGATTACCGCTAGAGACAGCAGGGAGGGGCCTGGCCCCCTCGGGCCGCAGACACAGAAGGCCATGAAGCTGGGGCTTGGAATCTAGGCAGCGGATCCCAAGTCCCTGCTGGACCCACGGGCAAGGAGGTAAACAAGCCTCCCGTGTTCCCAGCGGCGGAGTCGGATAGCCTTGTCTCCACCGATCCTATCAGCCCTGGGCGCTGGCTTcctgccctccccagcctccccctcctTGCCCCCGCCCAGTGTGAGGAAGCCACCGCTCCAGACCGGGTCAGTCGGCCCCACCGACAGCTCCTGGCCAGGCTTCCCGGAGGCAAGGAGTGTCCCCATTCCAAGTGACCAGCCCAGCCCTTAGTCGCCCCTGCCCCCATGCCCTGAGGTCCCGGTGGGGCAGCCAGCCTCGCAGGCCTGACTGACAAGCCAGGTCCCACCAAGTCATTTTGTCCACACATACCGGCTGCTCCCTGCCTCTCTTTCCATTACCCCAGGTGTCACCTGACTTGCAGCCTCTTCTACGGTGCCAGAGAAAACTGGGGCAGCTGAGCTCAGGGTCTGAAGGCCGAGGGGCAGGAAAAGGCAGAGTAAATGGAGGAATGAATGGGAGGggctgggtggagggtggggaagggtgtgggaCCCAGGGTGGGTGGGGGTTATCAGGCAGGTAGAGGGGGCTGTACAAGGCCAAACTGGGAAGACCTGTTCAGATCACAAAGTGATCTTTTAGGGAACTCCTCCAGCGCTCTGGAAAGGATTAAGAGTTATGAACCCC
This sequence is a window from Manis pentadactyla isolate mManPen7 chromosome 5, mManPen7.hap1, whole genome shotgun sequence. Protein-coding genes within it:
- the SDC4 gene encoding syndecan-4 translates to MAPARLFALLLLLVGAPAAAAESIRETEVIDPQDLLEGRYFSGALPDDEDVGGPGQEPEDFELSGSGDLDDSEDPEISPKVIQPLVPLDNHIPEREGPGSQVPTKPQDLEENEVIPKRSSPFEGGDNVPNKVSMSSTAQGSSIFERTEVLAALIVGGVVGILFAVFLVLLLVYRMKKKDEGSYDLGKKPIYKKAPTNEFYA